The following are encoded in a window of Flavobacteriales bacterium genomic DNA:
- a CDS encoding thioredoxin domain-containing protein, translating to MMARQNTAARPANRLAQESSPYLLQHAHNPVDWYPWGEEAFDKAHDEGKLVLVSVGYSSCHWCHVMERECFEDEAIARLMNSHFVCIKVDREERPDVDQVYMTAVQLMTQRGGWPLNCFTLPDGRPVYGGTYFPPATWTKVLTDLHDTWQREPERVRAYATRLTKGVEAATLVDPVPTEDFHRGDLEAMVANWEPHFDHVHGGPDKAPKFPLPNNYQYLLRYAWLTNDRALKRHVDLTLDKMALGGIFDHVGGGFARYSTDVLWKVPHFEKMLYDNAQLVSLYSQAYQAFRKPLYRYTVERTLEFLFRDMHGADGAFFSALDADTEGKEGKYYVWSKDELMAQLGAEFDLAAAYYNVNERGHWEHGDHILLRQKDDAAFAAEFGIAEEELRQRVSSINGRLLEARNKRARPGLDDKALVSWNALMVHGLCDAYEVFGKGEWLAAAEHTMELLLGTCRRPNGGLWHSLKQGKATINGYLEDYCFTIEALLALYGVTFKERWITEAQALAEHAIRHFHDEANGLFHFTSDLDPPLITRPREMHDNVIPASNSSMAKALHGLGTLLDEERYLAMSRRMLGTVADDLAGYPSGHSNWAQLMLMHVFPCPEIAITGPEALRLRGEFAAHYLPNRVFLGGNKRSDLPLLKDRFLPASTIFVCVDKSCQLPVPTVEEALKQIT from the coding sequence ATGATGGCCCGGCAAAATACCGCCGCCCGCCCTGCCAACCGCCTGGCGCAGGAAAGCAGCCCCTACCTGCTGCAGCACGCGCACAACCCGGTGGACTGGTATCCCTGGGGCGAGGAGGCATTCGACAAGGCGCATGACGAGGGCAAGCTGGTGCTGGTGAGCGTGGGCTACAGCAGCTGCCACTGGTGCCATGTGATGGAGCGCGAATGCTTCGAGGACGAGGCCATCGCCCGGCTGATGAACTCCCACTTCGTCTGCATCAAGGTGGACCGGGAGGAACGGCCCGACGTGGACCAGGTGTACATGACCGCCGTGCAGCTGATGACCCAGCGCGGGGGCTGGCCACTGAACTGCTTCACCCTACCCGATGGCCGCCCGGTATACGGTGGCACCTACTTCCCGCCCGCCACGTGGACCAAGGTGCTCACCGACCTGCACGACACCTGGCAGCGCGAACCCGAACGCGTGAGGGCCTATGCCACCCGCCTCACCAAGGGCGTGGAGGCCGCCACGCTGGTGGATCCCGTGCCTACCGAGGACTTCCACCGGGGCGACCTGGAGGCCATGGTGGCCAACTGGGAACCGCATTTCGACCATGTGCACGGTGGGCCCGACAAAGCGCCCAAATTCCCCCTGCCCAACAACTATCAGTACCTGCTGCGCTACGCCTGGCTCACCAACGACCGCGCCCTGAAGCGGCACGTGGATCTCACGCTGGACAAGATGGCCCTAGGCGGCATCTTCGACCATGTGGGCGGAGGCTTCGCACGCTACAGCACCGATGTGCTCTGGAAGGTGCCGCACTTCGAGAAGATGCTCTACGACAACGCCCAGCTGGTGTCGCTCTACAGCCAGGCGTATCAGGCGTTCAGGAAGCCCTTGTACCGTTATACCGTGGAACGGACTCTTGAATTCCTCTTCCGTGACATGCACGGTGCGGACGGCGCGTTCTTCAGCGCCTTGGATGCCGACACCGAGGGCAAGGAGGGCAAGTACTACGTGTGGTCCAAGGACGAGTTGATGGCCCAGCTGGGGGCGGAATTCGACCTGGCGGCGGCCTACTACAACGTGAACGAACGCGGCCATTGGGAGCACGGCGACCACATCCTGCTGCGCCAAAAGGACGATGCGGCCTTCGCGGCGGAGTTCGGCATCGCCGAGGAGGAACTCCGTCAACGTGTGTCTTCCATCAATGGTCGGCTGCTGGAAGCACGCAACAAGCGGGCACGGCCGGGGCTCGATGACAAAGCCCTTGTGAGCTGGAACGCCCTGATGGTGCACGGCCTGTGTGATGCCTATGAGGTGTTCGGCAAGGGGGAATGGCTGGCCGCCGCCGAGCACACCATGGAACTGCTGCTGGGCACCTGCCGACGCCCCAACGGCGGTCTGTGGCACAGCCTTAAGCAAGGCAAGGCCACCATCAACGGCTACCTGGAGGACTACTGCTTCACCATCGAGGCACTGTTGGCGTTGTACGGCGTCACCTTCAAGGAGCGCTGGATCACCGAGGCACAAGCGTTGGCGGAGCATGCCATCCGGCATTTCCACGACGAAGCCAACGGGCTGTTCCACTTCACCAGTGACCTGGACCCGCCATTGATCACCCGGCCGCGCGAGATGCACGACAATGTGATCCCCGCCTCCAACAGCAGCATGGCCAAAGCGCTCCACGGGCTGGGCACCCTGCTCGACGAGGAGCGCTATCTCGCCATGAGCCGGCGCATGCTGGGCACCGTGGCTGACGACCTGGCAGGCTACCCCAGCGGCCACAGCAACTGGGCGCAACTCATGCTCATGCACGTGTTCCCCTGCCCGGAGATCGCCATCACCGGCCCGGAAGCCCTGCGTTTGCGCGGGGAATTCGCCGCACACTACCTGCCGAACCGGGTCTTTCTGGGTGGTAACAAGCGAAGTGATCTCCCGCTGTTGAAGGACAGGTTCCTGCCTGCCAGCACGATCTTTGTCTGCGTGGACAAGTCCTGCCAATTGCCTGTCCCCACGGTGGAAGAAGCCTTGAAGCAAATAACATGA
- a CDS encoding class I SAM-dependent methyltransferase, whose amino-acid sequence MDPLSRATNLQRKDDGIHYAKVQSRVSYPEDGNDDYLRIEDRSFWFRHRNDIIIAAIRNFHGGGAFFDIGGGNGFVAKGIQDAGYPVVLVEPGPSGARNAKARGIEHVACSTLQDAGFPPERMEAMGLFDVLEHIEDDLGFLKLAHGHLKPGGRIYISVPAYGFLWSNEDEQAGHFRRYTLGELRKVLTNAGFSMTYGTYFFSPLPLPIFLMRSIPSRLGSRRGPSDRKTLDQEHRTGSGPLDRVMRAVWAWEKNRVAKCRRIPFGSSCFMVATK is encoded by the coding sequence ATGGATCCGCTGAGCAGAGCGACCAACCTTCAGCGCAAGGACGACGGCATCCATTACGCCAAGGTCCAGTCCCGTGTGTCCTATCCTGAAGACGGCAATGACGATTACTTGCGGATCGAGGATCGATCCTTCTGGTTCCGCCACCGCAACGACATCATCATCGCCGCGATCCGCAACTTCCATGGCGGTGGGGCTTTCTTCGACATCGGCGGAGGCAACGGTTTCGTTGCGAAAGGGATCCAGGACGCCGGGTACCCGGTGGTCCTGGTCGAACCCGGTCCATCCGGAGCACGAAATGCCAAGGCCCGGGGAATAGAACATGTGGCCTGCTCCACCTTGCAGGACGCCGGCTTCCCGCCGGAGCGCATGGAGGCGATGGGATTGTTCGATGTGCTGGAACACATCGAGGATGACCTTGGCTTTCTGAAGCTGGCCCATGGCCACCTGAAGCCGGGCGGCAGGATCTACATCTCGGTGCCCGCCTATGGGTTCCTTTGGTCCAACGAGGACGAGCAGGCCGGTCATTTCCGGCGATACACCCTGGGCGAACTCAGAAAAGTGCTGACGAATGCCGGATTCAGCATGACCTACGGCACCTATTTCTTTTCCCCACTGCCCCTGCCCATTTTCCTCATGCGCTCCATCCCCAGCAGACTGGGATCACGCCGCGGACCCAGCGACCGGAAGACCCTGGACCAGGAGCACCGGACCGGGTCAGGTCCCCTGGACCGGGTCATGCGCGCGGTCTGGGCCTGGGAGAAGAACAGGGTGGCGAAATGCCGCAGGATCCCTTTCGGCAGCAGTTGTTTCATGGTGGCCACCAAATGA
- a CDS encoding choice-of-anchor L domain-containing protein, with protein MNNMDLKQKAGAVIMMAMGMGTAHAQLQVSTNLTVQQLVTDVLVGSCVTVSNVTYNGTANPPAGNGRGSFNSINTNLGLGQGIILSSGNVQNIPGPASGFQSDFLGTGSDPDLVAIAGVGINDRSVLEFDFIPTGDTIRFRYVFASEEYPEWVCSFNDAFGFFLSGPGITGPYSNNSANIALIPGTTTPVTINNVNNGLNNNPNSPGCPAQNPQYYIDNGTGGQLVYDGMTVVLTATAVVQCGETYHIKLAIGDALDTAFDSGVFLEAGSFSSVPYVPEITPGPTIVGNIIYESCIELDIVFRRTSCNENEEDVVYLSYEGTAENGVDIVPPLPDEIVFGPGVSSITIPFEAPLDPDGPETFIINIAALDCNGNLATNSFEFIIDQLPDLQVTGTGGSILCGENITLTATAGGGLEPYGISWAPGGEDTPSISVSPTATTTYTVTVTDFCGSQVTLDYEVVLLPAPPLVMNIIGSADVLEGCGTGQYNIIRPSSTTGDLVITLTGSGTATQGEDYSLPPTVTIPAGQQNVIFNFNPFADQIIEGNETVTITGTYTNPCGQTVTASVTFTIIDVPPLVLEINNILSECSPDSAEIFVSATGGLQPYAYEWYNGATDPFIWVGLQNSGLAAVTVTDACGGSATIAATITIECEVEVPNVFTPNGDGINDFFVIAGLGNQENTVRIFNRWGQLILDAKNYQNNWAALNVPDGTYYYEVLVRNREAKTGHLTILRNRW; from the coding sequence ATGAACAACATGGACTTGAAGCAGAAGGCAGGTGCGGTCATCATGATGGCCATGGGGATGGGCACGGCCCACGCCCAGTTGCAGGTGAGCACGAATCTTACCGTGCAACAATTGGTGACCGATGTGCTCGTCGGTTCCTGCGTGACCGTGAGCAACGTGACCTACAACGGAACCGCCAACCCGCCGGCGGGCAATGGCCGGGGTTCGTTCAACTCGATCAACACCAACCTGGGTCTTGGTCAGGGCATCATCCTGTCTTCGGGCAATGTGCAGAACATCCCCGGGCCGGCATCAGGATTCCAGAGCGACTTCCTGGGCACTGGCAGTGACCCTGACCTGGTGGCCATCGCGGGGGTGGGTATCAATGACAGGTCCGTCCTGGAGTTCGACTTCATCCCCACTGGTGACACGATCCGCTTCCGTTACGTGTTCGCATCAGAGGAGTATCCCGAGTGGGTATGCAGCTTCAACGATGCTTTCGGTTTCTTTCTGAGCGGTCCGGGCATCACTGGTCCCTATTCGAACAATTCGGCCAACATCGCGCTGATCCCCGGTACCACCACACCGGTGACCATCAACAACGTGAACAACGGCCTGAACAACAACCCCAACTCACCCGGTTGCCCCGCCCAGAATCCGCAGTACTACATCGACAACGGTACGGGCGGACAGCTGGTCTATGATGGCATGACCGTGGTGCTCACGGCCACGGCGGTGGTGCAGTGCGGGGAGACCTACCATATCAAACTCGCCATCGGCGATGCTTTGGATACGGCCTTCGACAGCGGAGTGTTCCTGGAGGCTGGCAGCTTCTCCAGTGTGCCCTATGTGCCGGAGATAACCCCAGGCCCCACCATTGTGGGCAACATCATCTATGAAAGTTGCATCGAGCTGGATATCGTATTCCGCAGGACCTCATGCAACGAGAATGAGGAGGATGTCGTGTACCTCTCCTACGAGGGTACGGCTGAGAACGGTGTGGACATCGTTCCTCCCCTGCCGGACGAGATCGTGTTCGGACCCGGTGTCTCCTCCATCACGATACCCTTCGAAGCACCGCTGGATCCCGATGGCCCCGAGACCTTCATCATCAACATCGCGGCGCTGGACTGCAACGGCAACCTCGCCACCAACAGCTTCGAGTTCATCATTGACCAGCTGCCGGACCTGCAGGTGACAGGCACGGGTGGCAGCATCCTATGCGGGGAGAACATCACGCTGACGGCAACGGCGGGTGGTGGTTTGGAGCCATATGGCATCAGTTGGGCCCCAGGCGGAGAGGACACACCGTCCATATCCGTATCGCCCACCGCCACCACCACCTACACTGTGACCGTGACGGACTTCTGCGGATCGCAGGTGACCCTGGATTATGAGGTGGTCCTGCTTCCCGCGCCGCCCCTGGTGATGAACATCATCGGCAGCGCTGATGTGCTTGAAGGATGTGGCACCGGGCAATACAACATCATACGTCCTTCCAGCACCACGGGCGATCTGGTAATTACGCTCACGGGCTCAGGCACGGCCACGCAAGGCGAGGATTACAGCCTGCCGCCCACGGTGACCATCCCCGCAGGGCAGCAGAACGTGATCTTCAACTTCAACCCCTTCGCGGACCAGATCATCGAAGGCAATGAAACGGTGACCATCACCGGCACCTACACCAACCCCTGCGGACAGACGGTGACGGCATCGGTCACCTTCACCATCATCGATGTGCCACCCCTGGTGCTGGAGATCAACAACATCCTTTCCGAATGCAGCCCGGACAGCGCGGAGATCTTCGTGTCCGCGACCGGTGGTCTGCAGCCCTATGCTTACGAGTGGTACAACGGCGCCACCGATCCCTTCATCTGGGTGGGTCTGCAGAACAGCGGGCTGGCCGCGGTGACCGTGACCGACGCCTGTGGCGGATCGGCCACCATCGCCGCCACCATCACCATCGAATGTGAGGTGGAAGTGCCGAACGTTTTCACGCCGAACGGCGACGGCATCAACGATTTCTTCGTGATCGCGGGCCTCGGCAACCAGGAGAACACCGTACGCATCTTCAACCGCTGGGGCCAGCTGATCCTGGACGCCAAGAACTACCAGAACAACTGGGCCGCGTTGAACGTGCCCGATGGCACCTACTACTACGAAGTGCTCGTGCGGAACCGGGAAGCGAAGACCGGTCACCTGACCATTCTGCGCAATCGCTGGTAA
- a CDS encoding LEA type 2 family protein produces the protein MRDLTLLVIAVLLSGCLSYKEVAMHDIVDVDLKKLDSKGVSLIALVKLENPNGYRIHVKDPDVDLYLNGTYVGKGYLDTNLVLPRRSNEIHRVPLHAEFKGLNLLMVMLGSALSGEATIGAKGTVLGQAGLLRKRYPFEVEETVELGSLAR, from the coding sequence ATGCGTGACCTGACCCTCCTGGTGATCGCCGTGCTCCTTTCCGGCTGCCTTTCCTATAAGGAAGTGGCCATGCACGACATCGTGGACGTGGACCTGAAGAAGCTGGACAGCAAGGGCGTTTCGCTCATCGCGCTGGTGAAACTGGAGAATCCGAACGGCTACAGGATCCACGTGAAGGACCCCGACGTGGACCTTTACCTCAATGGCACGTACGTGGGCAAGGGCTACCTGGACACCAACCTGGTGCTGCCCCGGCGCAGCAACGAGATACACCGCGTGCCGCTCCACGCCGAATTCAAAGGTTTGAACCTGCTGATGGTGATGCTGGGCAGCGCGCTCAGCGGGGAGGCCACCATCGGGGCGAAAGGCACTGTGTTGGGGCAGGCCGGACTGCTGCGGAAGCGCTATCCCTTTGAGGTGGAGGAGACCGTGGAACTGGGGTCACTGGCCCGATAG
- a CDS encoding dipeptidase, whose product MQQLDTYIETNRDRFLNELLDLLRIPSVSADPKYKADVARCAEAVKQRMEEAGLDRVEVCPTAGHPIVYGEKIVDPKLPTVLVYGHYDVQPPDPLDLWHSGPFDPVIKDGMIYARGSADDKGQFYMHVKAIEAMMRNGGLPCNVKVMIEGEEEVGSDNLGLFVSANKAKLAADVVLISDTSMIANDVPSINTGLRGLSYVEVEVTGPDRDLHSGVYGGAVANPINALCEMIASLHDADRRITIPGFYDAVQELSAAERKALAEAPFDEQVFMKDLGIDAVRGEKGYTSEERSTIRPTLDVNGIWGGYIGEGAKTVLPSKAYAKISMRLVPDQKSGAITKLFKDHFEKIAPPGVKVVVRPHHGGEAAVTPIDSPAYLAASKAMEETFGKKPIPTRGGGSIPIVALFEEELGLKTVLFGFGLDSDNIHSPNEKYGVFNYFQGIRSIPRFFHHYAGMMNGA is encoded by the coding sequence GTGCAACAACTGGATACCTACATCGAGACCAACAGGGACCGCTTCCTCAACGAACTCCTCGACCTGCTGCGCATCCCCAGCGTGAGCGCCGACCCCAAGTACAAGGCCGATGTGGCCCGCTGCGCCGAAGCGGTGAAACAGCGCATGGAGGAGGCCGGCCTGGACCGGGTGGAGGTCTGCCCCACCGCCGGGCACCCCATCGTGTACGGCGAAAAGATCGTCGACCCCAAGCTGCCCACCGTGCTGGTCTATGGCCACTACGATGTGCAGCCGCCCGACCCCTTGGACCTCTGGCACAGCGGCCCATTCGACCCGGTGATCAAGGACGGCATGATCTACGCCCGTGGCAGTGCCGACGACAAGGGTCAGTTCTACATGCATGTGAAGGCCATCGAGGCCATGATGCGGAACGGCGGCCTGCCCTGCAACGTGAAGGTGATGATCGAGGGAGAGGAGGAGGTGGGCAGCGACAACCTGGGGCTTTTCGTCAGCGCCAACAAGGCGAAACTCGCGGCTGATGTGGTGCTGATCAGCGACACCAGCATGATCGCCAACGACGTGCCCAGCATCAACACCGGACTGCGGGGCCTGAGCTATGTGGAGGTGGAGGTCACCGGTCCGGACCGCGACCTGCACAGCGGGGTGTACGGCGGTGCCGTGGCCAACCCCATCAACGCCTTGTGCGAGATGATCGCCAGCCTGCACGATGCCGACCGCCGCATCACCATCCCGGGCTTTTACGATGCCGTGCAGGAATTGAGCGCCGCCGAGCGCAAGGCCCTGGCCGAAGCACCCTTCGATGAACAGGTATTCATGAAGGACCTCGGCATCGATGCCGTGCGCGGCGAGAAGGGCTACACCAGCGAGGAGCGCAGCACCATCCGGCCCACGCTGGACGTGAACGGCATCTGGGGCGGCTACATCGGCGAGGGCGCCAAAACGGTGCTGCCCTCGAAGGCCTACGCCAAGATCAGCATGCGCCTGGTGCCCGACCAGAAGAGCGGTGCCATCACCAAGCTTTTCAAGGACCATTTCGAGAAGATCGCCCCGCCGGGCGTGAAGGTGGTGGTGAGGCCCCACCATGGTGGTGAAGCGGCCGTCACACCCATCGACAGCCCTGCCTATCTGGCCGCCAGCAAAGCCATGGAGGAGACCTTCGGCAAAAAGCCCATCCCCACCCGCGGCGGCGGCTCCATCCCCATCGTGGCGCTCTTCGAGGAAGAACTTGGGCTGAAGACCGTACTCTTCGGCTTCGGGCTCGACAGTGACAACATCCACAGCCCCAACGAGAAGTACGGCGTGTTCAACTACTTCCAGGGCATCCGCTCCATCCCGCGCTTCTTCCACCACTATGCGGGAATGATGAACGGTGCCTGA
- a CDS encoding choice-of-anchor L domain-containing protein produces MTYRHLLGFLPLLWAAHAQGQMNVSTALTPNQLVQDILLGNGVQAFNVTYNGVPSPPGGQAGSGSFTAINTNLGLEAGVILCSGFAQNVAAPASGFQSDWLNTGSDPDLVAISNSAINDKAVLEFDFIPIGDTLRFRYVFGSEEYPEWICSFNDAFGFFLSGPGITGPYSNNAANIALIPGTAIPVTINNVHNGLNNNPNAPGCPAQNPQFYINNGFGGQVVYDGMTVVLTAFALVECGATYHIKLAIGDALDTAFDSGVFLEAGSFTSTGNVIPSLEESFGVMPGNVMLEGCGPYELVFTRLGDLNEELIADLVISGTATPGVDYFPPIPDQLVFPVGEETVSLFLDIPFDGDGPETIIIAITSLIECANIIVETVFTFNIDTAPPINVATNNLNSICGQSHVLAPTVTGGLGQYTFLWSTGETTPTITVSPGVTTTYTVEVGDVCGVLPVQGNFTITLPVYPPLDIEVSPPTEVDCMSTGPISVINASGGDNNFTYQWTLNGLVVGNTATIDVPSSPPTWYVVTVTDGCGTSIQDSVLVSTVPLPDVEVTLNPYQTVICSGDPTTLEVANIIGGNGVYSLAWTNQIGQTIGTTSELTVNVDGSHTYTLTATDQCQNQGSASITVYLPIYDPFVLELTPDQTICAGDDITLHAQVSGGSGYYFIDWHGLNFTDPIMVVEPDQLTEYVVTVTDQCGEQITKRVRIDVEYVFTSIVVTNQGQDDWYLQAATLPFAETWLWDMGDGTRYRGKEVVHSYYDLEDHWVTLWITTPTGCTGVDSVLLRAPAHIYFPNAFTPDGDGINDFFGPIGHYIDEFEMTIFDRWGIEVFNTKDMTIQWDGRVNGSGDPVTGVYVYMYRAKGHYFPAVEGYGHVTLIAGSQY; encoded by the coding sequence ATGACCTATCGCCATCTTCTGGGCTTCCTGCCCCTTCTGTGGGCCGCCCATGCGCAAGGCCAGATGAACGTCTCCACCGCGCTCACGCCCAACCAGTTGGTGCAGGATATCCTGCTGGGCAATGGGGTGCAGGCCTTCAACGTCACGTACAACGGGGTGCCCAGCCCGCCCGGCGGCCAAGCAGGATCGGGTTCATTCACCGCCATCAATACGAATCTGGGCTTGGAGGCTGGGGTGATCCTGTGTTCGGGATTCGCCCAGAACGTGGCCGCTCCGGCCTCGGGCTTCCAGAGTGATTGGCTGAATACCGGCAGTGACCCAGACCTGGTGGCCATCTCGAATTCGGCGATCAATGACAAGGCGGTGCTGGAGTTCGACTTCATTCCCATCGGTGACACGCTGCGCTTCCGGTACGTGTTCGGATCCGAAGAGTACCCGGAATGGATCTGCAGCTTCAACGACGCCTTCGGCTTCTTCCTCAGTGGGCCCGGCATCACCGGACCCTACTCGAACAATGCCGCCAACATCGCGCTCATCCCCGGTACCGCCATTCCGGTGACGATCAACAATGTGCACAACGGACTGAACAACAACCCCAACGCCCCCGGGTGCCCGGCGCAGAACCCGCAGTTCTACATCAACAACGGTTTCGGTGGGCAGGTGGTATACGATGGCATGACGGTGGTGCTGACCGCATTCGCCTTGGTGGAGTGCGGCGCCACCTACCACATCAAGCTCGCCATCGGCGATGCTTTGGACACGGCCTTCGACAGTGGCGTTTTCCTGGAAGCAGGCAGCTTCACCAGCACAGGCAACGTGATCCCCTCGCTGGAAGAGTCCTTCGGGGTGATGCCAGGCAATGTGATGCTCGAAGGCTGCGGACCCTATGAGCTCGTGTTCACCCGCCTTGGGGACCTCAATGAGGAACTGATCGCCGACCTGGTCATCAGCGGCACGGCCACGCCCGGTGTGGACTATTTCCCGCCCATCCCGGATCAGTTGGTCTTCCCGGTGGGCGAGGAGACGGTAAGTCTCTTCCTGGACATTCCCTTCGATGGCGACGGGCCGGAGACGATCATCATCGCCATCACCTCCCTGATCGAATGCGCCAACATCATCGTGGAGACCGTGTTCACCTTCAACATCGACACGGCGCCACCGATCAATGTGGCCACCAACAACCTCAACTCCATCTGCGGGCAATCCCATGTACTGGCTCCCACGGTCACGGGTGGCCTGGGTCAGTACACCTTTCTCTGGAGCACCGGGGAGACCACGCCGACGATCACAGTGTCACCTGGGGTGACCACCACCTACACCGTGGAGGTGGGTGATGTCTGTGGCGTACTGCCGGTGCAGGGCAATTTCACCATCACCCTCCCGGTCTATCCGCCGTTGGACATCGAGGTGAGCCCACCCACGGAGGTGGACTGCATGAGCACCGGCCCGATCAGCGTGATCAATGCTTCCGGTGGCGACAACAACTTCACGTACCAGTGGACGCTGAATGGCTTGGTGGTGGGCAACACGGCCACGATCGACGTGCCTTCAAGCCCGCCCACCTGGTATGTGGTAACGGTGACCGACGGCTGCGGCACCTCCATCCAGGACAGCGTGCTTGTCAGCACTGTGCCATTGCCCGATGTGGAGGTCACCCTGAACCCCTACCAGACGGTGATCTGCTCCGGCGATCCCACCACGCTGGAGGTGGCCAACATCATCGGCGGCAATGGGGTCTACAGCCTGGCCTGGACCAACCAGATCGGACAGACCATCGGCACCACCTCGGAACTGACGGTGAACGTGGACGGCAGCCATACCTACACGCTTACGGCCACCGACCAGTGCCAGAACCAGGGCTCGGCATCGATCACCGTATACCTGCCGATATACGATCCGTTTGTGCTGGAACTCACACCGGACCAGACCATTTGTGCCGGTGACGACATCACCTTGCACGCCCAGGTGTCGGGTGGATCGGGCTACTACTTCATCGACTGGCACGGCCTGAACTTCACCGACCCCATCATGGTGGTGGAACCCGACCAGTTGACCGAGTACGTGGTGACCGTGACCGACCAATGCGGGGAGCAGATCACCAAGCGCGTGCGGATCGATGTGGAGTACGTATTCACCAGCATCGTGGTGACCAACCAGGGCCAGGACGACTGGTACCTGCAGGCCGCCACATTGCCCTTCGCCGAGACCTGGCTGTGGGACATGGGTGACGGCACGCGCTACCGCGGCAAGGAAGTGGTGCACAGCTATTACGACCTGGAGGACCATTGGGTGACCCTGTGGATCACCACGCCCACGGGATGCACCGGAGTGGATTCGGTACTTTTGCGCGCCCCGGCGCACATCTACTTCCCCAACGCGTTCACGCCGGACGGTGATGGCATCAACGACTTCTTCGGCCCGATCGGCCATTACATCGACGAGTTCGAGATGACCATCTTCGACCGCTGGGGCATCGAGGTCTTCAACACCAAGGACATGACCATCCAATGGGACGGCCGTGTCAACGGTTCGGGTGATCCCGTGACGGGGGTTTATGTATACATGTACAGGGCGAAGGGCCATTACTTCCCGGCTGTGGAGGGTTATGGCCATGTGACCTTGATCGCTGGTTCCCAATACTGA